A window of uncultured Draconibacterium sp. contains these coding sequences:
- a CDS encoding DUF6132 family protein — MNEFVKKYKWKIVGTAIGAVAGYAYYYYIGCTSGTCPIQSHWQSSTLYGALLGYVFVNSPKKDKSKENPQQVTEAKK; from the coding sequence ATGAACGAATTTGTTAAAAAGTACAAGTGGAAGATTGTTGGAACAGCAATTGGGGCAGTGGCAGGATATGCGTATTACTACTACATTGGCTGTACGTCCGGAACATGCCCAATTCAATCGCACTGGCAAAGTAGCACTCTTTATGGAGCCTTATTGGGGTATGTTTTTGTAAACAGTCCTAAAAAAGATAAGTCGAAAGAAAACCCGCAACAAGTTACAGAGGCTAAAAAATAA
- the lon gene encoding endopeptidase La — protein sequence MGKFKNSAFQNIFASGMMDDESEFLPIIADGDDKDLKNVDVPSVLPILPLRNTVLFPGVVLPITVGRERSLKLIRDVNKGSKLLGTVAQKDYTVDRPEKEDLYDIGTVAEVLKVLEMPDGSTSVIIQGKRRYQIREFISEEPYFKAAIEPLEDVSSKDDNEFNAIVGSLKDLSIKIAHFSANVPPEATFAVKNIENSTFLINFICSNTDLNVEDKQKLLEIEGMKDRGIQAISFLVKEVQMLELKHDIQKKVKTDIDRQQREFMLNQQMRTIQDELGGNPVEQEINALKEKAKDKKWNEDVSKFFDKEVGKLGRLNPAAGEYSVQFTFCQTLLDLPWNEYTDDNFDLKHACKVLDEDHYGLEKVKERILEHLAVLKLKNDMKSPILCLYGPPGVGKTSLGKSVARALGRKYARVSLGGLSDESEIRGHRKTYIGAMPGRILQNIKKAKSSNPVFILDELDKVSKHFHGDPASALLEVLDPEQNGEFHDNYVEQDYDLSKVMFIATANSLSTIAPPLRDRLELIEVSGYLVEEKIEIAKRHLIPKQLENHGLKKSQVTFPKEVIELIIDGYSRESGVRELDKKIAKVVRRIAKKIAFEEPYNKKLSKADIREYLGVIEYSKEKYQGNDFAGVVTGLAWTAVGGEILYVETSLSKGKGALTLTGNLGDVMKESAMLALEYLKSHAEDLDLNPEVFGNWNVHVHVPEGAIPKDGPSAGVTMVTSLASGFTQRKVKKNIAMTGEITLRGKVLPVGGIKEKILAAKRAGITEIILSEQNKKNLEDIKDDYLKGLKFHFVSTVMDVLEIALLKAKVDKPLKIS from the coding sequence ATGGGGAAATTTAAAAATTCAGCATTTCAAAATATATTCGCAAGCGGCATGATGGACGATGAATCGGAGTTTTTACCGATTATTGCCGATGGCGACGACAAAGATTTAAAAAATGTGGATGTGCCAAGTGTGCTTCCTATTCTTCCGTTACGTAACACGGTCCTTTTTCCGGGAGTAGTACTTCCGATTACGGTTGGTCGTGAACGTTCATTAAAACTCATTCGCGATGTAAACAAAGGCAGTAAATTGCTGGGAACCGTTGCGCAAAAAGATTATACGGTTGATCGTCCTGAAAAGGAAGATTTATATGATATTGGAACTGTTGCTGAAGTTTTAAAAGTTTTGGAAATGCCCGATGGTTCAACTTCTGTAATCATTCAGGGAAAACGAAGATACCAGATCAGGGAATTTATAAGCGAAGAACCTTATTTTAAAGCAGCTATTGAACCGCTGGAAGATGTAAGTTCGAAAGACGACAATGAGTTTAACGCCATTGTTGGTTCGCTAAAAGACCTGTCGATAAAAATTGCTCACTTTTCGGCCAATGTTCCACCAGAAGCTACGTTTGCAGTAAAAAATATCGAGAACTCCACATTCCTCATCAACTTTATTTGCTCTAACACCGATTTAAATGTGGAAGACAAACAAAAGCTGTTGGAGATTGAAGGCATGAAAGACAGGGGTATTCAGGCCATCAGCTTTTTGGTAAAAGAAGTGCAAATGCTTGAGTTGAAACACGATATTCAGAAAAAGGTAAAAACTGATATCGACCGTCAACAGCGTGAGTTCATGTTAAACCAGCAAATGAGAACCATTCAGGATGAACTGGGTGGAAATCCGGTTGAGCAGGAAATTAACGCACTAAAGGAAAAAGCAAAAGATAAAAAATGGAACGAGGATGTTTCGAAGTTTTTTGACAAAGAAGTTGGGAAACTGGGACGATTAAATCCGGCGGCCGGAGAATATTCGGTGCAGTTTACGTTCTGTCAAACTTTGCTCGATCTTCCGTGGAACGAATACACCGATGATAATTTCGATTTAAAACATGCCTGTAAAGTGCTCGACGAAGACCATTATGGCTTAGAGAAAGTGAAAGAACGTATATTGGAACATCTGGCGGTATTGAAGTTGAAAAACGACATGAAATCGCCAATCCTTTGTTTGTACGGCCCTCCTGGAGTTGGAAAAACATCGCTTGGTAAATCGGTGGCCCGCGCTTTAGGACGAAAATATGCCCGTGTTAGTTTGGGTGGTTTGAGTGATGAATCGGAGATTCGCGGACACAGGAAAACATACATTGGTGCTATGCCTGGCCGAATTCTTCAGAATATTAAAAAGGCAAAATCATCAAATCCGGTATTTATATTGGATGAATTAGATAAAGTTTCGAAACATTTTCATGGCGATCCGGCGTCTGCTTTATTAGAAGTTCTTGATCCGGAACAAAATGGCGAATTCCACGACAATTATGTGGAGCAAGACTACGATCTTTCGAAAGTAATGTTTATTGCCACTGCCAATTCATTAAGTACAATTGCACCGCCACTGCGCGATAGGTTGGAATTGATCGAAGTAAGTGGTTACCTGGTAGAAGAGAAAATTGAAATCGCAAAACGTCATCTCATTCCAAAACAACTGGAAAATCACGGTCTGAAAAAATCGCAGGTTACCTTCCCAAAAGAGGTAATTGAACTGATTATTGATGGATATTCGCGCGAGTCGGGTGTACGTGAGCTGGACAAAAAGATTGCAAAAGTAGTTCGCAGGATTGCAAAGAAAATTGCATTTGAAGAGCCGTACAATAAAAAGCTGTCCAAAGCTGATATTCGCGAGTATTTGGGGGTAATTGAATACTCGAAAGAAAAATACCAGGGCAACGATTTTGCCGGTGTTGTTACCGGTTTGGCCTGGACAGCAGTTGGTGGCGAGATACTTTATGTTGAAACCAGCCTAAGCAAAGGAAAAGGTGCATTAACCTTAACCGGAAATCTGGGCGATGTTATGAAGGAGTCGGCAATGCTGGCGCTGGAATACCTGAAGTCGCATGCTGAAGATCTGGATTTAAATCCTGAAGTGTTTGGCAACTGGAATGTGCATGTTCACGTGCCGGAAGGAGCCATCCCGAAAGACGGACCATCGGCTGGTGTTACCATGGTAACTTCGCTGGCATCGGGCTTTACACAGCGCAAAGTGAAAAAGAACATTGCAATGACCGGTGAAATTACGCTTCGTGGAAAAGTGCTTCCTGTTGGTGGAATTAAAGAAAAAATACTGGCCGCCAAACGGGCCGGAATTACCGAGATTATTTTGTCGGAGCAAAACAAAAAGAACCTAGAGGACATTAAAGACGATTATTTAAAAGGTTTGAAGTTCCACTTTGTAAGTACGGTTATGGATGTATTGGAAATAGCGCTTTTAAAAGCAAAGGTGGATAAACCGTTAAAGATTTCGTAA
- a CDS encoding GNAT family N-acetyltransferase → MEVIPVTDKKTVDAFHKVPEKIYRNDSNWIPTLRMMIENTFNPERNVRFKTGDARRWLLKINEEYVGRIAAFYDENYSVSYDQPTGCCGFFECINDEAAAFQLFDTAKKWLKENGMEAMDGPVNFDENFFYWGLLSNGFKPQTFGMQYNPNYYKKLFEAYGFKTYYEQYSYALDITNPDLPGRFWKIAEWVSKKPGYSFEHFSFKNQDKYINDFIEIHKKAWGGHGNYKPIEYKLLKGLIKNAKIILDEEFMWYVYHNGKPIAFYMQILDLNQIIQKLKSGHLNFWRALKLMYYKKRKVITRCRVIVMGVIPAYQGKGIESGIFYHLKKVMQKKWWYNEMEMSWVGDFNPKMNALFKSFGATQTLTHNTMRYLFDREKVFVKAPIID, encoded by the coding sequence ATGGAAGTTATTCCGGTTACCGATAAAAAAACGGTAGATGCATTTCATAAAGTACCCGAAAAAATTTACAGAAACGATTCGAACTGGATTCCAACCCTTCGGATGATGATTGAAAATACATTTAACCCGGAAAGGAATGTCCGTTTTAAAACAGGTGATGCCCGTCGTTGGTTATTAAAAATAAATGAAGAGTATGTTGGTCGTATTGCAGCTTTTTACGACGAAAATTATTCGGTTTCGTATGACCAACCAACCGGTTGTTGTGGCTTTTTTGAATGCATTAATGATGAGGCTGCAGCATTTCAACTTTTTGATACTGCAAAAAAATGGTTGAAAGAAAACGGCATGGAAGCCATGGACGGGCCGGTAAATTTCGACGAAAATTTCTTTTACTGGGGTTTATTAAGCAACGGTTTTAAACCTCAAACCTTTGGAATGCAATACAATCCCAACTACTACAAAAAACTGTTTGAAGCATACGGTTTTAAAACCTATTACGAACAGTATAGTTATGCGCTCGATATTACCAATCCCGATTTGCCCGGTCGTTTTTGGAAAATTGCCGAGTGGGTATCGAAAAAACCGGGGTATTCATTCGAGCATTTTTCATTTAAAAATCAAGACAAATACATTAACGATTTTATCGAAATACATAAAAAAGCCTGGGGCGGGCACGGGAATTACAAACCCATTGAGTATAAACTGTTGAAAGGTTTAATAAAAAATGCAAAGATTATTCTGGATGAAGAGTTTATGTGGTATGTGTATCACAACGGCAAACCCATTGCTTTTTACATGCAAATTCTCGATTTAAATCAAATTATTCAGAAATTGAAATCGGGGCACCTGAATTTTTGGAGAGCATTAAAATTGATGTATTACAAAAAACGTAAAGTAATAACTCGATGCCGGGTAATTGTTATGGGAGTTATTCCGGCATACCAGGGCAAAGGAATTGAATCGGGTATTTTTTACCACTTAAAAAAGGTGATGCAAAAAAAATGGTGGTACAACGAAATGGAAATGAGCTGGGTGGGCGATTTTAATCCGAAAATGAATGCTTTATTTAAATCGTTTGGAGCCACTCAAACCTTAACGCACAACACCATGCGTTATTTATTCGATCGTGAAAAAGTATTTGTTAAAGCACCAATAATTGACTAA
- the sufD gene encoding Fe-S cluster assembly protein SufD, with product MSVLVDKADLSLKYTAHYTQVKEQLFEGSSEILNAQRTKAFQDFVMQGIPTRKNENYKYTNLNPSFLPNFDFVHTKEERKADFSEVFRCDVPQLNTNLALVFNGWFYKNENEKGDLPEGVILDSLASIAKEKPELLEKYASIAKTDEDPLVALNTAYAKDGFFLYVPKNVVVESPIQVINLLQNEKDTFNTQRNFILVEEGAKVQVLLCDHTLNLNQYLSNSVTEIFAEDNSELEFYTLQNQHNRATNLNSIFIEQQKDSRVTTHTATLHGGLIRNNLKFILNGENAEANMFGMAFMDKKQHVDNFTEIIHAKPHCQSNQVYKNVLDESSSGAFSGRIHVVRDAQKTNAFQRNNNLLLTDEANMQTKPQLIIDADDVKCSHGATVGQIDEEALFYLRARGINEDKARLMMMNAFAHEVVKEIKLEPLRDRIDELVDKRLQGEVARCHDCAYNCDC from the coding sequence ATGAGCGTTTTAGTTGACAAAGCAGATTTATCGCTAAAATACACGGCACACTACACTCAGGTAAAAGAGCAGCTTTTTGAAGGCTCTTCTGAGATACTGAACGCTCAGCGAACAAAAGCGTTTCAGGATTTTGTGATGCAGGGTATTCCCACGCGAAAAAACGAAAATTACAAATACACCAACCTCAATCCTTCCTTTCTTCCAAATTTTGATTTCGTTCATACAAAAGAAGAAAGAAAGGCAGATTTTAGTGAAGTTTTTCGTTGCGATGTACCACAGTTAAATACCAATTTAGCACTGGTTTTTAATGGTTGGTTTTATAAAAACGAAAACGAAAAAGGCGATCTGCCGGAAGGAGTAATACTGGATAGCTTAGCAAGCATTGCAAAAGAAAAACCGGAACTTTTGGAAAAGTATGCCAGCATTGCAAAAACCGACGAAGATCCGTTGGTTGCATTAAATACGGCCTATGCAAAAGATGGTTTTTTTCTCTATGTTCCCAAAAATGTAGTGGTTGAAAGCCCTATTCAGGTAATTAACCTGTTGCAAAACGAGAAGGACACATTCAATACTCAACGAAATTTTATCCTGGTTGAGGAGGGTGCCAAGGTACAGGTTCTGTTGTGCGACCACACACTCAATTTAAACCAGTACTTAAGTAATTCGGTTACCGAAATTTTTGCTGAAGACAATTCGGAGCTTGAGTTTTATACCTTACAAAACCAGCACAACCGGGCCACAAATCTGAACTCGATATTTATTGAGCAACAAAAAGATTCGAGAGTAACAACTCATACAGCAACTTTGCACGGTGGTCTTATCCGCAACAACCTGAAATTTATTTTGAACGGTGAAAATGCGGAAGCCAACATGTTTGGCATGGCATTTATGGACAAAAAACAGCATGTAGATAATTTTACTGAAATTATTCATGCAAAGCCACATTGCCAAAGCAACCAGGTTTATAAAAATGTACTCGACGAAAGTTCAAGTGGTGCATTTTCGGGAAGAATACACGTGGTTCGCGATGCGCAAAAAACCAATGCATTTCAGCGAAACAACAATTTGTTGCTTACCGACGAGGCCAATATGCAAACAAAACCGCAGCTGATTATTGATGCCGACGATGTTAAATGTAGTCACGGAGCCACCGTTGGACAAATTGATGAAGAAGCATTGTTTTATTTGCGAGCACGCGGAATTAACGAGGACAAAGCGCGTTTAATGATGATGAATGCATTTGCACACGAAGTTGTAAAAGAAATAAAACTGGAACCGCTTCGCGACAGAATAGACGAGCTGGTTGACAAACGTTTGCAAGGCGAAGTTGCCCGCTGCCACGATTGTGCTTACAACTGCGATTGTTAG
- a CDS encoding thiamine diphosphokinase, with product MNQIKFKSNVVILCDGTFPSHPIPLSYLNSAEQIICCDGAADKLIEYGLSPGYIVGDMDSVSEKTKTDFADRIIASTDQETNDQTKAVDFVSQKGYKSVVILGATGKREDHTIGNISLLLDYASKLDVVSISNSGYFQPVLKSQKFDSFKGQQVSIFSIGTPTEITSQNLKYPLNKSTLSSWWKGTLNECISNTFSLEFSNGRFIVFQKFER from the coding sequence ATGAATCAGATAAAATTCAAATCGAACGTTGTTATTTTATGCGATGGAACTTTCCCCTCTCATCCAATCCCATTATCGTATTTAAATAGTGCCGAACAAATTATTTGTTGCGATGGTGCGGCAGACAAATTAATTGAATACGGACTATCGCCAGGTTATATTGTTGGTGATATGGATTCGGTTTCGGAAAAAACAAAAACCGATTTTGCCGACCGAATTATTGCCAGTACCGACCAGGAAACCAACGACCAAACAAAAGCTGTAGATTTTGTTTCGCAAAAAGGGTACAAAAGTGTTGTAATACTTGGTGCCACAGGGAAGCGCGAAGATCATACCATTGGCAACATATCCTTACTTTTGGATTATGCCAGCAAACTCGATGTTGTTTCCATCAGCAATTCGGGTTACTTTCAGCCCGTATTAAAATCACAAAAATTTGATTCGTTTAAAGGTCAGCAGGTTTCCATATTCTCCATTGGAACTCCAACTGAAATTACTTCACAAAATTTAAAATACCCGCTAAATAAAAGCACCTTAAGTTCATGGTGGAAGGGTACATTAAACGAATGTATCAGCAATACTTTTTCACTTGAGTTTTCAAACGGAAGATTTATCGTTTTTCAAAAATTTGAAAGATAA
- a CDS encoding cysteine desulfurase has product MTYDIQKIRSNFPILKQEVYNKPLVYLDTAASAQKPIQVLMKQEQLHNEYYSNIHRGAHFMADKATLEYEQVRDQVVAFMNAKSRKEIIFTKGATESINLVASSFSERFINEGDEIIVSEMEHHSNIVPWQLAAGKRGAKVVKLPFNDLGILEIDKLPQLINSKTKLIAVNHVSNVLGTINPIADIIKLAHENNVAVMIDGAQAAPHITLDVQKLDVDFYAFSGHKIYGPNGVGVLYGKEKWLEEMPPYQGGGQMISEVSFDGTTFNELPYKFEAGTPNISSLAAFGSALNFVNEIGLENIARHEHELLVYGTSRLKEIEGLKIYGEAPNKSGVLSFNIDGIHFYDLGMMIDKMGIAIRTGHHCADPIMQHFNMQGCARISFGMYNTKEEIDAFMDAYNKVKVMF; this is encoded by the coding sequence ATGACTTACGATATTCAAAAAATAAGAAGCAACTTCCCCATTTTAAAACAGGAAGTATACAATAAACCATTGGTTTATCTCGATACGGCAGCTTCGGCTCAAAAACCCATCCAGGTTTTAATGAAACAAGAGCAGTTACACAACGAATATTACAGCAACATTCACCGTGGTGCTCATTTTATGGCCGATAAAGCAACACTGGAATACGAACAGGTTCGCGACCAGGTTGTAGCTTTTATGAATGCCAAATCGCGTAAGGAAATCATTTTTACAAAGGGAGCTACCGAAAGTATAAACCTTGTTGCAAGCTCATTTAGCGAGCGATTTATAAACGAAGGTGACGAAATTATCGTTTCGGAAATGGAACACCACTCCAACATTGTTCCCTGGCAGCTGGCTGCCGGAAAAAGAGGAGCAAAAGTGGTAAAACTTCCGTTTAACGATTTGGGAATTTTAGAGATCGACAAATTGCCGCAACTGATTAACTCCAAAACAAAACTGATTGCTGTCAACCATGTATCCAATGTTTTGGGAACGATAAATCCAATTGCCGACATAATAAAACTGGCACACGAGAACAACGTTGCGGTTATGATCGACGGGGCTCAGGCAGCTCCACATATTACACTCGATGTTCAAAAACTTGATGTTGATTTTTATGCCTTTTCCGGTCACAAAATATACGGCCCAAACGGAGTTGGTGTTCTTTATGGAAAAGAAAAGTGGCTGGAAGAAATGCCTCCGTACCAGGGCGGTGGACAAATGATTTCGGAAGTGTCGTTTGACGGTACAACTTTTAATGAACTGCCCTATAAATTTGAAGCAGGTACACCCAATATTTCCAGCCTGGCTGCCTTTGGCTCGGCGCTAAATTTTGTGAATGAAATTGGCCTTGAGAATATTGCCAGACACGAACACGAATTGCTGGTTTACGGAACATCGAGATTAAAAGAAATTGAAGGCCTGAAAATATATGGTGAAGCTCCGAACAAATCGGGTGTACTTTCATTTAATATCGATGGCATTCATTTTTACGACCTCGGAATGATGATCGATAAAATGGGAATTGCAATTCGTACTGGACACCACTGTGCCGATCCGATTATGCAACACTTTAACATGCAGGGATGTGCCCGTATTTCGTTTGGGATGTACAACACCAAAGAAGAAATAGATGCATTTATGGATGCTTACAACAAAGTTAAAGTGATGTTCTAA
- a CDS encoding iron-sulfur cluster assembly protein → MDTRIDLIINNLKEVYDPEIPVNVYDLGLIYNVDVDENNNANILMTLTAPGCPVVDVLVDDITQAAKAVEGVEEVNVELTFEPPWDKSMMSEEARLELGFF, encoded by the coding sequence ATGGATACAAGAATCGACTTAATAATAAATAACCTGAAAGAGGTTTACGATCCGGAAATTCCGGTTAACGTATACGATTTAGGCCTGATTTATAATGTTGACGTTGACGAAAACAACAATGCCAATATTTTAATGACTTTAACGGCACCGGGCTGCCCGGTTGTTGATGTACTTGTTGACGATATTACACAAGCTGCCAAAGCAGTTGAAGGTGTTGAAGAAGTAAATGTAGAACTTACTTTCGAACCGCCCTGGGACAAATCAATGATGAGCGAGGAAGCCCGCTTGGAGCTGGGATTCTTTTAA
- a CDS encoding GNAT family N-acetyltransferase, protein MQLIEVNDKSTRKQFHTFPYSIYKNDKNWAAPLQGMVEAIFDPEKNKTFRNGKAIRWILQDDNNQTIGRIAAFINFNLAKTYNQPTGCCGFFECIDNQEAANTLFEAAVKWNKENGMEAMDGPMNFGENFVNHGLLVDGFMPQGYGMPYNPKYYEKLYRNFGFEVYFEQYCFHLDYTVPFPERFWKIAGWIAKKPQFKFKHFDFNETDKFVKDFCEVYDGAWSSHEHYKPLDPEDLLDFITESKAILDPEMIWFAYDNEKPIAMFVMLPDINQILRKLNGKLNFCGILKFLYYKKTKTMTRTRIILMGVDAKYQRSGIESGIFWHQNKLMQKKPQYTEVELSWAGDFNPKVIALYEATGAKKAKTHYTMRYMFDRTKKVTKAPIIGMD, encoded by the coding sequence ATGCAATTAATAGAGGTTAACGATAAAAGTACAAGGAAACAATTTCACACATTTCCTTATTCGATTTATAAAAACGATAAAAATTGGGCTGCCCCGTTGCAAGGCATGGTCGAGGCCATTTTTGATCCTGAAAAAAATAAAACATTTCGAAACGGAAAAGCCATTCGCTGGATTTTACAAGATGATAATAACCAAACAATTGGGCGGATTGCAGCCTTTATAAATTTTAACCTTGCAAAAACATACAATCAACCAACCGGATGTTGTGGTTTTTTTGAATGTATTGACAATCAGGAAGCCGCAAATACACTGTTTGAAGCCGCTGTGAAATGGAACAAAGAAAATGGAATGGAAGCCATGGACGGTCCAATGAATTTTGGCGAAAACTTTGTGAATCATGGTCTTTTGGTTGATGGTTTTATGCCGCAGGGGTACGGAATGCCTTATAATCCAAAGTACTACGAAAAGCTTTATCGAAATTTTGGTTTCGAAGTCTATTTCGAACAGTATTGTTTTCATTTGGATTATACAGTGCCGTTTCCTGAACGTTTTTGGAAAATTGCAGGTTGGATTGCCAAAAAACCGCAGTTTAAATTCAAACATTTTGATTTTAACGAAACCGACAAATTCGTCAAAGATTTTTGTGAAGTGTATGATGGAGCATGGTCGTCGCACGAACATTATAAACCGCTTGATCCGGAAGATTTACTGGATTTTATTACCGAGTCGAAAGCGATACTCGATCCTGAAATGATTTGGTTTGCTTACGACAATGAAAAACCGATTGCCATGTTTGTGATGCTTCCCGACATTAATCAAATTCTGAGAAAATTAAACGGCAAATTGAATTTCTGTGGGATCTTAAAATTTTTGTATTACAAAAAAACAAAAACCATGACCCGCACCCGGATTATCTTAATGGGTGTTGATGCAAAATACCAGCGGTCGGGAATCGAATCGGGGATTTTTTGGCACCAAAATAAACTAATGCAAAAGAAACCTCAGTATACAGAAGTAGAATTGTCGTGGGCAGGCGATTTTAATCCAAAAGTAATTGCACTTTACGAAGCAACCGGAGCAAAAAAGGCCAAAACCCATTATACAATGCGCTACATGTTCGATCGTACAAAGAAAGTAACAAAAGCTCCGATAATAGGCATGGATTAA
- the sufC gene encoding Fe-S cluster assembly ATPase SufC has translation MLSIKNLYASVEGMEILKGINLEIKPGEVHAIMGPNGSGKSTLASVLAGKEDYEITAGEVTFLGEDLLEKSPEERAKDGLFLSFQYPVEIPGVPMVNFLKTSVNEHRKHKGLKELTAGEFLKLMREKMDLVDMHTKLTNRMVNEGFSGGEKKKNEIFQMAMLEPKLAILDETDSGLDIDALRVVANGVNALKSPDTAAIVVTHYQRLLDYIVPDYVHILYKGKIVKTAGKELALELEEKGYDWIKSDNEN, from the coding sequence ATGTTATCAATAAAAAATTTATATGCTTCCGTTGAAGGAATGGAAATCCTGAAAGGAATCAATCTTGAAATTAAACCGGGCGAAGTGCACGCGATAATGGGACCAAACGGTTCAGGGAAAAGTACCCTTGCCAGTGTTTTAGCAGGAAAAGAAGATTATGAAATTACTGCAGGCGAAGTTACATTTCTTGGCGAAGACCTTTTAGAAAAATCGCCGGAAGAACGTGCTAAAGACGGATTATTCCTGAGCTTTCAATACCCGGTGGAAATTCCCGGAGTACCAATGGTTAACTTTTTGAAAACTTCGGTAAACGAGCACCGCAAGCACAAAGGTTTGAAAGAGCTCACAGCCGGTGAATTCCTAAAGCTAATGCGCGAAAAAATGGATTTGGTTGACATGCACACCAAACTTACCAACCGCATGGTAAACGAAGGTTTCTCGGGTGGAGAGAAAAAGAAAAATGAAATATTCCAGATGGCGATGCTTGAGCCAAAACTTGCCATTCTCGACGAAACGGATTCAGGGCTCGACATTGATGCACTCAGAGTAGTTGCAAATGGTGTTAACGCATTAAAATCGCCCGATACGGCGGCAATTGTGGTTACCCATTACCAGCGCCTGCTCGATTACATTGTTCCTGATTATGTGCACATTCTTTACAAAGGGAAAATTGTAAAAACCGCAGGAAAAGAATTGGCATTGGAGCTGGAAGAAAAAGGATACGACTGGATTAAATCAGATAACGAAAATTAA
- a CDS encoding type B 50S ribosomal protein L31, whose protein sequence is MKKDIHPEEYRLVAFKDMSNGHVFLTRSTVDTKETEIVDGVEYPVFKLEISNTSHPFYTGKTKLVDTAGRVDKFMNRYGKHMQNRKK, encoded by the coding sequence ATGAAAAAAGACATTCATCCAGAGGAATACAGATTGGTAGCATTTAAAGATATGTCGAACGGACATGTTTTTCTTACTCGCTCTACTGTTGATACCAAAGAAACTGAGATTGTTGACGGTGTAGAATACCCAGTATTCAAATTGGAAATCTCGAATACTTCTCACCCGTTTTACACCGGTAAAACTAAATTGGTTGATACTGCCGGACGTGTTGATAAGTTTATGAACCGTTACGGAAAACACATGCAAAACAGGAAGAAATAA
- a CDS encoding SufE family protein — MTIEEIQQEIIDEFSMYEDWMDKYGYLIELGNELEDLDPKDKNDQNIIKGCQSRVWLVADLVDGKINFRGESDAVIVKGLVALLLRVVSGRTPQELMENELHFIDDLGLKQHLSPTRSNGLLAMVKQIRLYAVAYSRIAG, encoded by the coding sequence ATGACAATTGAAGAAATTCAGCAGGAAATAATCGACGAGTTTTCAATGTACGAAGACTGGATGGATAAATACGGCTACCTGATAGAACTGGGAAACGAACTGGAAGATCTGGATCCGAAAGACAAAAACGACCAGAATATTATAAAAGGTTGTCAGTCGCGGGTATGGCTGGTTGCCGACCTTGTTGACGGAAAAATTAATTTCCGGGGAGAAAGTGATGCCGTTATTGTAAAAGGGCTCGTAGCCTTACTTTTACGTGTGGTTAGTGGAAGAACACCGCAAGAGCTTATGGAAAACGAGCTGCATTTTATCGACGATCTTGGATTAAAACAACACCTGTCGCCAACCCGCTCAAACGGTTTGCTGGCTATGGTAAAACAAATTCGCTTATACGCTGTTGCTTATAGCAGAATTGCAGGATAA
- the rbr gene encoding rubrerythrin encodes MASLAGTKTEQNLLKAFAGESQARMRYDYFAKQAKKEGLEQIAAIFEETAMNEKEHAKRFFKFLEGNMVEITATYPAGKIGTTMENLKASAEGENEEWTELYPEFAKVAEEEGFKEIAIAFKMIAKVEAAHEERYRTLYTNLEEGKVFKRGDKVVWKCRNCGFIHEGTVAPKMCPACQHPQSYFEIKESNY; translated from the coding sequence ATGGCATCATTAGCAGGAACAAAAACAGAACAGAATTTATTAAAAGCTTTTGCCGGCGAATCGCAGGCACGAATGCGTTACGATTATTTTGCAAAGCAGGCAAAAAAAGAAGGTTTAGAACAGATAGCAGCTATTTTTGAAGAAACAGCGATGAACGAAAAGGAACACGCAAAACGTTTCTTTAAATTTTTAGAAGGCAACATGGTTGAAATTACTGCCACATATCCGGCCGGTAAAATCGGTACTACCATGGAGAACCTGAAAGCATCGGCTGAAGGCGAAAACGAAGAGTGGACCGAGTTGTATCCGGAGTTTGCAAAAGTTGCCGAAGAGGAAGGTTTTAAAGAAATAGCCATTGCTTTTAAAATGATTGCAAAAGTGGAAGCTGCACACGAAGAACGTTACCGTACTTTATATACAAATTTAGAAGAAGGTAAAGTATTTAAACGCGGTGATAAAGTAGTTTGGAAATGCCGCAACTGTGGATTTATTCACGAAGGAACAGTGGCTCCAAAAATGTGTCCTGCCTGCCAGCACCCACAATCGTATTTCGAAATCAAAGAATCGAACTATTAG